The segment gctaaatatctggacccaatacagatccaaaattttatatttgtaaactttcggtttggttttggaccgaatattttcggatcagtttcgatccaagtttttgaatccggctaaaatatctagacctaatcttgacattttagccggattcaaaaacttggattcaaactgacccgaaaatattcggtccaaaaccaaaccgaaagtttacaaatatttgttggatccaaaactcttctacttgaaagaattgaaacaaaaaagaaatgatCTGAATAGACCTGGGCCTAATAAAATCGACACGAATAGATTCAATCCGACAagaatatttttgggtcagttccgattcaagtttttgaatccggctaaaatgtctagccggattcaaaaacttgaatcagaactgacctgaaaatattcggtccaaaatcaaaccgaaagtttacaaatataaaatctcGGACCTGTATCATGTgatagagaatgtgtttttttcaggtCTTTGGATCGGGTTTGGGCCGTTTTTTCCGGATCTGGATTTTTCAGATCGAAAATATCTGGTCCAAAACCAAatcgaaagtttacaaatataaaattttggatatgtattgggtccatatatttagcctctgaatagtatatgaaatatccaaactctatttgaaaattccttaaaaatacacatactaaatttcctttgctgaaaaatacatgaactttttaggcttcccgaaaaatacacgaactaattttggttgtccataaaatacatgaactttttaatcagagttaacggcgtctaacgacgtcttactattctgttagtcactgtttacaccgttaaaatcgaggtgtgaaaccttcaaaattcaaaagttcgtgtattttatggacaatcaaaattagtttgtgtattttttgggaagccaaaaaagttcgtgtattttttcagcaaaagaaattcagtctgtgtatttttaaggaattttcccaaTGGCCttctagcttcttcttctttttttgtcaattttgtTTCTACCTATTCCAACTCATCTTAAATTTGTTCAATAATTAACTTAAGAATAATGAAAAAGTTTCTACTCTACATACAAACAATATTGCAAGGTTATAACTTTTTTACACAATACCATTGActaatatatatgcatatgtgTAATACAATCTATCCAAAGTATTTTGTGTAGTATGATCTAAACCTAAACATGGAATCGTTCATACTGTATCTCTTAcgagttttatatttttaaaataaataactatttataagataataaatacctaacaaattttaatattgaaaataaattacagtttcaaaagtttaaaatttattgaataGTTTTCATTAAGGGAGAATTTGTGAAATAgctaaaaaaatcataattagaTTTCTAGAATgagagtagagagagataggaagagaaatATAGAGAGAAGAAAATTTTGGTTATTTACCTAATTGGTGTTTTTTGTTTGTCTATATGGTGCAATTTCTCTTTTATTAACCATCAAAATTTACAGATTTAGTATTTAAGATGATTACCcgtttatgaaaatatatgtatttatacgAAATGAAGGTTATTTACCtattcttgaattttttttttttttttaaagtaacaGATGATGTTTGAtgtatgaaaaaatatttgatatacgtaaataatagaaattataatgtatttgagatttaatttttaatatggtTACTAAAAtctacatataaaatatattaaatagaaaattttgatattCCTAGCTAAcagaattttataatttttcacaAAACTTTCACtctaatttatcaaatattatatcaaaacaaaaatgatataaatatcaaaacaaataaatgatgtaatataaacacaaaataaactTAACTActttattttaaactataagGATTGagttaatctttttatttatttatcaacaaGATTGagttatcttctttttttaacattttaaattaatattaaaattagatatattttatgGGCAAAGAACGCGGTAAAAACTCTGGTATAAAATAAGAAACGAACAAATCATACAAATCGAACGATATATAATAAGTGCCGAAATTTCTAAGATTAGTAGAACTGATTAGTTTTAGCTTCATTACATTACTAATGCTTGAGCTCCATTATATAAAAGTGGAGTGTGGTACGGTATTAATAACtgtttattaaaacaaaaatacaaattggACGACACAAAAGTTCTAATGGGATCAAATTTAAACTTATTGGCTGGAAGAGTCTACAGGATCACCTTTACAACAAAGAAATAATACATAACGGAATCACAGCACACAAGGACACGACATAAGTTACAAACCAATACAGGTGAATTCAAAAGACCAAACATGACAttatagaaacaaaagaaaacacatACATAGTTCTCCTGTTGTTCTCACTTCCTCTGATAAGTATGATGAGTGGGATCAGTGGTCCGAGTAGTACCAGTAGTTGTCGTAGCCGTGCCTGGATGATGTTCTCTATCTTCTTCCTCCGTAGCCATCCCAAAAGTGTGCTTCACCGCATCAGCTGCACCCATAGCCGCCTGCTTCACATGCTCACCGGTCTGGCTCAAGAACCCACCGGTCTTGTCTCTACCGGCTTCAGCCGTCTCTTTCGTGTACTGAGCAGCGTCTTGAGCCTTCTGCTTTATGGCTTCTCCTGTCTCGGACATGTAACTCCCCGTCTTATCCTTCGTGTCCCGGGCTTTTTCTTGGGCCGTCTGGGCAGCTTGAGATGTCTTGTCTTTTGCTGCTTGGGTCGTCTCATGAGCCTTTTGCTGGGTTGTTTGGGCAGCTTGAGATGTCTTCTCTTTCGCTGCCTGGGCTGTCTCATGACCCTTCTGCTGGGTCGTTTCGGCAGCTTGAGATGTCTTGTCTTTCGCTGCCTGGGCTGTCTCGTGAGTCTTTTGTTGGCCTGTTTGGGCCGTTTGAGATGTCTTGTCCTTGCCTTCCTCAGCCTTGTCCCTCATCGCTCCCATAGCTTGTCCTGTCTTCTCCTATTATTACACAACCAAATCATCTTTAGAACTTGTAAAGAgaatgagatatatatatatatatatatatatatatatatatatatatatatatatatatatagatcagACATGTAGACGTATTATATCTTCTTATTACCTGAGTCTTGCCTCTTGTTTCACCAGCTTTGTAGCTTTGTTGGTTAGACgccatttttcttttcttcaaatGTGCAAATATGAAATGAAAGTTAAAGCTTTTTCTCTAAGTGTTGTTTGCTGTGTAAAAACTGTGTATTGTCTCCTCAAACCATCGAGACATTTATAGTGTGTCTTGGTCGGTTTGAGAACAAGGTACGTGTTGGCATAGAAGATACGTGTATAGCTGCGTGGTGTGTAGAGATTAAAAGCTATTAAATTAGGAGTATGGGTGTTGTACTTTGCGAGTGTTTAGTATGCGGTTTCTCGATCTTGTACGTGTTATCCTGTATGGTTGCGACACGTTATGGTTAGTTGAAAGATGCTTGCTACGTGTCAATACCATAAGTGTGGCGCCGCATGTATAATATCATTATGGCTATGTTCAGTTTGATCATTTGTATCCCCTGACGGATGTGTACATGTACGTTACACAACAAGAGCTGCATAAGGTTATTCAAGATCAGCTAAAAATCATTATTTGCCCCCACTCAACCCAGATTCAAATCTACATGATAATCTgtctttatttaaaatattttttagatccGCCAATCAGTTGTCACATGCATGTTCTGAGGTCTTGTCAAACATAATGTTGTAACCTCACGATAAAACTTAAAGACTTTAAAAAAACCTTCTTCTTATTAGCTCAAGAAACtaactcaaaacttgaattttCACAAAACTAAATCTCTAAATCTCACAATGAATGCAAACACACTTGCATATCTTATATAGAGATTGGATAAACACAAACACAATTAGAATAGGAAAACCTATTTAGATAACTCCGAACTGGAGTCCTTATCTCTTAAACTATCTCCACTTTCCTTTAACTTAGGATCCAAGTAAGCTTCAAGATTATCCACAACATTCACCCCTTTAATCTTGAAGTGAGTGTTCTTCA is part of the Raphanus sativus cultivar WK10039 chromosome 5, ASM80110v3, whole genome shotgun sequence genome and harbors:
- the LOC108860928 gene encoding late embryogenesis abundant protein 29, with product MASNQQSYKAGETRGKTQEKTGQAMGAMRDKAEEGKDKTSQTAQTGQQKTHETAQAAKDKTSQAAETTQQKGHETAQAAKEKTSQAAQTTQQKAHETTQAAKDKTSQAAQTAQEKARDTKDKTGSYMSETGEAIKQKAQDAAQYTKETAEAGRDKTGGFLSQTGEHVKQAAMGAADAVKHTFGMATEEEDREHHPGTATTTTGTTRTTDPTHHTYQRK